A single window of Chloracidobacterium sp. DNA harbors:
- a CDS encoding cytochrome c biogenesis protein ResB, whose translation MSTVEQAVKQSETGVAENKVVGQSIFTRFLKFISSVRFGVTLLVLLGFACLVGMLVMQQNVAGFDRYFADLTPAQRLLYGRLGFFNIYHVWYFNVLLAILSLNIILASIERFPKTWLFVSKPHYTVPVRWLKEQPQTAELELSGTFNEVKDRLTANMAKSGWKKVTATEKNGKTFLFGQSGVWNRLSAYPVHVGLLTIFVGGFMTAQMGSTGQMPLSPGTSTDLMFDTVVDLDKTSEVTQKLPFTVFCTDVQQKLIKKDESISAMNTIDWITRYTITDETGTHEAMVQMNRPFDYRGYRFFQASFTPVGRARNITVTAKPASGGQPVEVTIPRDGTTSLPDGTQIKFKEFRGNFSIGTENPNEDTSNYPNPGAVLQVTQPGGQTQVAYAFGAQMASMPVAGKPVAGYTYQLTDFEKVADQHILSVQRDPGATVVYVGFIILCLALIAAFFFSHQRVWAVIESIGEKDHKIVLGGNTNRSLNAFDEKFKRFTGELTIRQ comes from the coding sequence ATGTCTACAGTTGAACAAGCGGTAAAACAAAGCGAAACCGGCGTAGCCGAAAATAAGGTCGTAGGGCAGTCCATCTTCACTCGATTTCTCAAGTTTATCTCGTCAGTTCGTTTCGGGGTAACGCTATTGGTGTTGCTGGGATTTGCCTGTCTGGTCGGTATGTTGGTAATGCAACAAAATGTCGCGGGATTTGATCGGTATTTTGCCGACCTGACGCCCGCACAGAGATTGCTCTACGGGCGTTTGGGATTTTTCAATATCTACCACGTCTGGTATTTCAACGTATTGCTTGCGATCTTGTCTCTAAACATCATTTTGGCGTCGATCGAGCGGTTTCCGAAGACGTGGCTTTTTGTATCAAAGCCGCATTACACAGTGCCGGTTCGTTGGCTCAAGGAACAACCACAAACAGCCGAACTAGAGCTATCTGGTACGTTTAACGAAGTAAAAGATCGTCTCACCGCCAATATGGCCAAAAGCGGTTGGAAGAAAGTCACTGCCACCGAGAAAAATGGCAAGACATTTCTTTTTGGCCAAAGTGGCGTTTGGAACCGATTAAGTGCCTATCCGGTTCACGTAGGCCTACTGACGATCTTTGTCGGTGGATTTATGACCGCCCAAATGGGTTCGACCGGCCAGATGCCTCTGTCACCCGGCACATCGACCGACCTGATGTTCGACACGGTCGTCGATCTAGATAAGACCAGCGAAGTAACACAGAAATTGCCGTTCACGGTCTTCTGTACCGACGTACAGCAAAAGTTGATCAAAAAAGATGAGTCGATCTCGGCGATGAACACCATCGACTGGATCACACGATATACGATCACCGACGAGACAGGGACTCACGAAGCGATGGTCCAGATGAACCGCCCGTTCGACTATCGCGGCTATAGATTCTTCCAGGCGAGTTTCACGCCGGTCGGCCGAGCCAGAAATATCACAGTGACGGCCAAGCCGGCTAGCGGCGGTCAACCGGTCGAAGTCACCATCCCGCGTGATGGTACGACCTCGCTGCCGGATGGTACGCAGATAAAATTTAAGGAATTTAGGGGTAATTTTAGCATCGGAACCGAGAATCCGAACGAGGATACATCCAACTATCCAAACCCCGGCGCCGTGCTGCAGGTTACGCAACCCGGCGGACAGACGCAGGTCGCCTACGCATTCGGTGCGCAGATGGCCAGTATGCCTGTAGCCGGTAAACCGGTTGCCGGTTACACATATCAATTGACCGATTTCGAAAAAGTCGCAGACCAGCATATTCTCTCGGTCCAACGTGATCCGGGAGCGACTGTGGTCTACGTCGGATTCATTATCTTGTGCCTTGCGCTAATAGCTGCTTTCTTCTTTTCGCATCAACGGGTGTGGGCGGTGATAGAAAGCATTGGCGAAAAGGATCACAAGATTGTCTTGGGGGGAAATACAAACCGTAGTCTTAATGCGTTTGACGAAAAATTCAAACGCTTTACAGGAGAATTGACTATCCGACAGTAG